The DNA segment CGGAACATCTGCTGCAGGAAAAGGTCTCCAGAGATATCATAGATCCGGATACAGGCGAGGTCCTGGCCAAACAAGGCGTAAAATTCACCCAACGCCTCCTCAAGACTCTCCGGTCACATGACATAGGCCGGGCACGCATTCCATTCCGCAGACATGTGTCCGAAGACCTAAAGGATACCCGATTGATCATCTCCGGCAATATCAACGATCCGGAAACAGACCAGGTCCTTGCTGAAGACGGTCAGGCCCTTACCCGTGAACTGCTGGAGTTAATGAGAGAAAAAGGGGTTCACGATATTGCATGCATTGACCCTGAACGGATCCGGATCCCTGTTGAGGACGATGAGATCCAGGGCCGTGTGATAGCGGACGACATGGTCGATCCCGAGACAGGGGAGGTGGTTCTAGAAGCGAATCAGGTCCTGTTTTCTGAAGCCCTTGAGATTCTGAGGGAAAAAGGGATACTTACGTTTGAGGTTCTTGTTCTGAGCGGTCCAGGCATCAGCCCCAGCATCAGAGAGACCCTCCTTACGGATCGGGTCAATACCACGGATGAGGCTGTCCTGGATATCTACCGAAAAATGAGACCCAGCAGTCCGCCTACCCAGGAGGTGGCAGAGAATTTCTTTGATAAGCTCTTTTTCAATCTTGATACCTATGACCTTTCCAAGGTGGGAAGACTGAAATTGAATTACCGCCTCAATCTGGATGTTCCCTTGGATCATCGTACCCTGCGAAAAGAGGACATATTGGCAGTGGTTACCGAGCTGATCCGGTTGAAGAGCGTGGAGTCGGTAGTGGATGATATCGACAACCTCGGAAACCGGCGGGTGAGAGCGGTGGGAGAACTCCTGGAGAATCAATACCGAATCGGGCTCGTAAGGATGGAAAGGGCTATCAAAGAGAGAATGAGCCTTCAAGAGGTCGAGACGTTGATGCCTCATGACTTGATCAATTCCAAGCCCGCATCGGCCGTGGTAAAGGAATTTTTCGGCACAAGTCAACTCTCTCAATTCATGGATCAGACCAACCCCCTGTCTGAGGTAACCCATAAACGGAGATTGAGTGCCCTGGGCCCCGGCGGTCTGACCCGTGAAAGGGCCGGGTTTGAGGTCCGAGATGTACATCCTACCCATTATGGAAGAATTTGTCCCATTGAAACACCGGAAGGACCCAACATCGGACTGATCGTTTCACTGAGCACCTATGCCAGGGTCAATGAATTCGGATTTATCGAGACCCCGTACAGGCATGTGGAGGGGCGGTGGGCGACGGACAAGATCAAATATTTGTCAGCCCTGGATGAAAAGGATTTTCCCATTGCCCAGGCCAACGCCCCTCTGGACAGCGAAGGGTTTTTTATCCGGGAAGAGGCTGCCGTGCGGATAGAAGGGGAGGCAGACAAGAAACCGATCGAGGAGGTTAAGTACATGGATGTGTCTCCGGATCAGCTTGTCAGCATCTCAGCCTCTCTGATTCCTTTTCTGGAACATGATGATGCCAACAGGGCATTGATGGGATCCAATATGCAGCGCCAGGCGGTTCCTCTCCTCAAGGCCAAGGCCCCCCTGGTAGGCACCGGGGTGGAGGCGGTCGTTGCAAGAGATTCAGGGGTCTCGGTGATTGCCAAGCGGGATGGCGTGGTGGAGGACGTGGACGCCAGTCGGATTGTTATCCGATCCAGCGCAACTGAGGAGGATGAGCCTGAAGTGGAAATATGCAAGCTCATCAAATTTAAGAAATCCAACCAGAACAGCTGTTATACCCAGAAACCGATTGTGAAAAAGGGGGACATGGTCAGAAAGGGGCAGGTGATCGCGGATGGACCTGCCACGGAGATGGGAGAACTGGCCTTGGGCCGGAATGTGATGGTGGCCTTCATGTCCTGGGGGGGGTATAATTTTGAGGATTCCATCCTCATCAGTGAGAGGGTGGTCAAGGAAGATATCTATACCTCTATCCATATCGAAGAATTCGAGGTGGTCTCCCGAGACACCAAATTGGGGAAGGAAGAGATAACGAGGGATATCCCCAACGTGGGAGAAGACGCGCTCAGAAATCTGGATGAAAGCGGAATCATAAAGATAGGGGCCGAAATTCAGCCGGGCGATATCCTGGTGGGAAAGATCACCCCCAAAGGGGAGACCCAATTATCTCCGGAAGAAAAGCTTTTGAGGGCCATATTCGGAGACAAGGCAGGGGACGTCAAGGATACATCCATGAAGGTGCCCCCCGGTGTCAACGGCATTGTCATTGACGCCAAGGTTTTTTCCAGGGGGGGCGTGGAAAAAGATGAGCGGAGCCTTGCCATCGAGGCCCAGGAGGCTCAGCAGCTCAGGAAAGATCTGGAAGACGAGGTGGAGGGGATTATCAGAAGTGCCAAAGAGCATCTGATAGGCATTCTTCCAGGAAAAAAGCTGAAGTCTGACCTCCGGGATAAGAAGGATGGCGAGACGGTGCTCCGGGCCAAACAGCCCATCACGCCGGCGCATATCGAGAAACTGCCCGTCGAGATCTGGGCAGGCGCCGATCTCAAGGCTCCCATGGATGATATTGAGAAGATTGAGGCGATTGTGGAGAATTGCGTCGCCAAGATAGCCAACGTCACTGAAATCTGTGAAGAAAGAATCGAAAACTTCGGCCTTGGCGACGAACTGGCGCCCGGTGTCATCAAGATGGTCAAGGTCTTTGTGGCGGTAAAACGGAAGCTCTCGGTCGGGGATAAGATGGCCGGCCGCCATGGGAACAAAGGGGTCCTTTCAAGAATCCTGCCCATCGAAGACATGCCCTATTTTGCCGATGGAACCCCTCTGGATATCGTACTCAATCCCTTGGGGGTCCCATCAAGGATGAACGTGGGACAGGTTCTGGAAACACATCTGGGATGGGCCTCCTACGAATTGGGGCGGCAGGTGGGACAGCTCGTTGAAAAGATGAAAAGCAGCGAGGAGCTGAGGGGAAAGCTCAAGAGGGTGTTCACCCGCAAAGAATATGCGGCCTTTGTTGAGAACAGGGCGGATGAGGAGTTGGTGAAAGAGGTGAAACTGGTGTCTGAAGGACTGCCGGTGGCCACGCCTGTTTTTGATGGGGCCGACGAGGATGAAATCAAGGCCTTCCTCAAGGAGGCCGGATTGCCGGTTTCCGGTCAAACAACACTTTACGACGGCCGGACAGGAGAGCCTTTTGATCAGCAGATTACGGTGGGCATGATGTATATCATGAAGCTTCACCATTTGGTGGATGACAAGCTCCATGCCCGATCCATCGGACCCTATTCTCTCGTTACCCAGCAACCTCTGGGAGGAAAAGCCCAGTTCGGAGGCCAGAGGTTGGGCGAGATGGAGGTGTGGGCCATGGAGGCCTATGGGGCCGCCTATACACTCCAGGAGTTTTTGACCGTCAAATCGGACGATGTGGCGGGGAGGACCCGCATGTATGAAAGGATCGTCAAAGGCAACAACACACTTGAATCCGGCCTCCCGGAGTCATTTAAAGTCCTGATGAAAGAGCTGCAGGGCCTCGGTCTTGAGATCGAGCTTTTTGAAGACAGCCAGATGTGAGATCGTTGATGGTCGATCGTAAAAACCCGCAACACGCAACCGGAGAAGGGTATGGAAGAACTATTTAATTTTTTTGCAAAGCCGAAAGATCCATCCAGTTTTAATGCCGTGAGAATATCATTGGCATCGCCGGAAAAGATTCTGGAATGGTCCCATGGCGAGGTCAAGAAACCTGAAACGATCAATTACAGGACCTTCAAACCGGAACGGGATGGCCTTTTCTGTTCAAAGATATTCGGACCTATAAAGGACTTTGAGTGCAACTGCGGGAAATACAAACGGATGAAGCACAGGGGTATTGTGTGCGAAAAATGCGGGGTGGAGGTGATTCAGAGCAAGGTCCGCCGGGAGCGGATGGGCCATATTACCCTTGCCGCCCCTGTTGCCCACATCTGGTTCCTGAAGGCGCTTCCGTCCAAGGTAGGCAATCTCCTGGATATGACCCTGAAGGACCTGGAAAGGGTCCTTTATTTTGAAGCGCATGTGGTTATCGATGCGAAAGATACACCCCTTGCAAAGGGCGATGTATTAACGGACGAACAGTTGCAGCAGGCCAGGGAGGACTATGGGGACCGGTTTGAAACCGGTATCGGCGCCGAAGCCATTCAGGTCATGCTGAAAAGCCTGAACCTGGAAGAGCTTTCTGAAGAGCTCAGAAAGGAAATGACCACAACCAAGTCCGAGGCAAAGCGCAAAAAATTGACCAAGCGACTCAAGATCATTGATGCATTCAGGGAATCCAAAAACCGTCCGGAATGGACCATCCTGGACGTGGTGCCGGTCTTGCCTCCGGATTTGAGGCCGCTGGTTCCGCTGGATGGCGGACGCTTTGCCACCTCTGATCTGAATGACCTGTACCGCCGGGTTATTAACCGGAATAACCGGTTGAAGAGACTTTTGGAACTGAATGCCCCTGATATTATCGTAAGGAACGAGAAACGGATGCTGCAGGAGGCCGTTGATGTTCTATTTGACAACGGGAGACGGGGAAAAGTCGTCACAGGCGCCAATAAGCGGCCTTTCAAGTCTCTAAGCGACATGCTGAAGGGAAAACAGGGAAGATTCAGACAGAACCTGCTCGGCAAACGGGTGGATTACTCAGGCCGTTCGGTAATCGTCGTAGGTCCGGATCTTCGTCTCCATCAATGCGGACTTCCCAAGAAAATGGCCTTGGAACTGTTCAAGCCCTTCATATATAACAAACTTGATGAAAAGGGGATGGTCACTACCATCAAGAGTGCCAAGAAGATGGTGGAGCGGGAGACCCCTGAAGTCTGGGATGCCCTGGATGAAGTTGTCCGGGAATATTGCATCCTGCTGAATCGGGCCCCCACACTGCATCGTTTGGGAATGCAGGCCTTTGAGCCGATCCTGATCGAGGGAAAGGCGATTCAGCTCCATCCCCTGGTGTGCACCGCCTTTAACGCTGATTTTGACGGCGACCAGATGGCCGTGCACATTCCCCTGTCCCTGGAGGCTCAGATAGAGGCCAGGGTCTTGATGATGTCCACAAACAATATTCTGTCTCCTGCCAATGGAGACCCCATTATTGTGCCCAGTCAGGATATCGTACTGGGTATCTATTATATGACCCGGGAACGGCCGTTTTCAAAAGGGGAAGGGAAGATCTTTTCAAATCCCGGAGAGGTAAGGGTTGCCTATGATGGTGGTGAATTGGATTTGCATGCCGCCATCAAGGTAAGGATCGACGGAAAAATTTATCCCACCACAACCGGACGAATCCTCCTTTATGAGATTATCCCGGAGAAGACGATTCCTTTTGCGCTGGTCAATAAGGTGATGACCAAAAAGGAACTCAGATTCCTGATCAATGAATCGCACCGCAAGGCGGGGATTAAATCGACGGTTATCCTGGGGGACCGGCTCAAGGATATCGGGTACAAATATGCGACATTGTCCGGCATATCCATCTCCATGAAGGATATGGTGATCCCTTCTGCAAAGGGGGCCATTATTCAAGAGGCTGAAAAGGAAGTTAAACGGATCGAAGAACAATACATCGACGGCCTGATTACGGATGGGGAAAAATATAACAAGGTCGTTGATATCTGGGCCAAATCCACAGAGAGCGTCGCGTCCGAGATGATGAAAGAGATGGAGATCGAGATCGTGGAAGGCCCCAAAAATCAAAAAACAGAGGTGGGTGGCTTTAATCCGGTCTACATGATGTCTGATTCAGGCGCCAGGGGGAGCAAGGACCAGATGAGACAGCTCGCAGGGATGCGAGGCCTGATGGCAAAGCCTTCGGGCGAGATCATCGAAACGCCGATTACCTCGAATTTCAGGGAAGGATTGACCGTACTGCAGTACTTCATCTCGACGCATGGGGCCCGAAAGGGGCTTGCGGATACCGCCCTTAAGACAGCCAATTCCGGCTACCTGACGCGAAGGCTGGTGGATGTCTCTCAGGAGGCGATAATTACCGCTGAAGATTGCGGCACCATGGATGGCATTTGGGTGGAGGCCCTTGTGGAAGGGGGCGAAATCCTTCAGCGGGTGGGGGAGAGAATTCTTGGTCGCTCCGCCCTGGAGGACATTTATGATCCGGTGACAGGGGAACTGTTGGTCGAGGCCAACGGGGAGATCGGCGAGGATGAGGTCCAGAAGATAGAAACCGCCGGCATAGAGAGGGTCAAGATACGGTCCGTCCTGACATGCGAGGCCAGACAGGGCGTGTGCCGTTCATGTTACGGCCGTGACCTGGCCCATGGGCATCAGGTCAATCTGGGGGAGGCCGTGGGTGTCATCGCCGCGCAGTCGATCGGCGAACCGGGGACTCAGCTTACCATGAGGACATTCCATATCGGCGGCACAGCCAGCAAGCGGGTGGAGCAATCCACTGTTCAGGCCAGAAACGATGGCCGGGTCAAGTTCATCGGGCTGAAGACCGTGGAGACCGAGGGAGGCAATCTCGTGGCCATGAATCGAAATGGCGAAATCGCCATTCTGGGTAAGGGCCAGAGAGAGGTGGAACGATATCCGATCATATACGGCGCAAAGCTGAAGGTACATGACGGCCAGGAGGTGAAGCCGGGCGAGGTCCTGGCCGAGTGGGATCCTTTTACCATCCCGATTATTACGGAAGTCTCGGGCACCGTCAAATTCGGCGATGTGTTAGAGGGACGCACCATGCAGGAAAAGCGTGACATGGTCACCGGAAAGATCAGCCGTGTGATCGTCGAATCTCGTGATCTTGATGTCAGGCCCCGGATTTCCATTAAAGACAGCAGTGGAAAGACTGCCAGTTTGGCCGAGAGCAAGAGGGCCAAGGCCCGCTACTATTTTCCGGTCGGCGCTATTATCATGGTGAATGAGGGAGATCATGTGGGCCCTGGAGCGGTCCTGGGAAAAATCCCCAGAGAGACCACAAAGACAAAAGATATTACCGGCGGGTTGCCGCGGGTCGCTGAATTATTTGAAGTCAGAAAGCCGAAAGAGACCGCTATCATCAGCGAGATCGACGGTGTCGTGTCATTTGGCAAATATACCAAAGGGAAGCGGAAAATGTCAATTACACCCGATATAGGTGAGCCGGTCAACTATTTTGTGCCCAGAGGAAAGCATGTCAGCGTTTTGGACGGGGATTATGTGAGGGCAGGCGAGGCATTGATGGACGGGTCTGCCGATCCCCACGATATCCTGAAGATCAGGGGACTCAAGGAATTGGCCAAATATCTGGTGAACGAGGTGCAGGAGGTCTACCGACTTCAGGGCGTCAAGATCAATGACAAGCATATCGAGGTCATTGTGAGGCAGATGGTTCGACAGGTGAGTGTGATGGATGCCGGTGATTCTCAATTTCTTTTGGGGGATAACGTTGAGAAGTGGCGATTTGAGGAAGAAAACCAAAAGATTATTGAAAAAGGCGGTAGACCGGCGCTGGCCCGCCCCCTCTTATTGGGAATCACCAAGGCCTCTTTAAATACGGAGAGTTTTATATCCGCTGCATCTTTTCAGGAAACAACAAAGGTCCTGTCCGATGCCAGTATCGCCGGGAAGGTGGATTTTCTGAAAGGATTGAAGGAAAACGTGATTATGGGCCGGCTGATCCCGGCTGGAACGGGACTCAAGGGCTACAGAAATGTTGAAATCGGGGTGAAGAATTAATTTTTTGAAATAACTAAAATTGCCTTGACAATTTATATGTAAAGAAATATAAAAACGAGTTCTATACTTTCCGGTTTGGCGGGAGGTAATGTATCGCTGATTGAGTTGGACGAAGGAGAACCGATGACGACGATTAACCAACTTGTACGTAAAGGTCGCCGAAAAACAAAGAAGAAGGTCGCTACGCGGGCACTT comes from the Deltaproteobacteria bacterium genome and includes:
- the rpoB gene encoding DNA-directed RNA polymerase subunit beta, which codes for MLETDGVRRRIRKSFGKIEKIMETPNLIDMQKNSYERFLQKDVLPEEREEIGLQAAFKGVFPIHDFAGVSSLEFVKYTFEHVKHSEEDCLNKGMTYESPLRLTVRLVVFDTDTANESKSIRDIKEQEIYFGTLPMMTDRGTFIINGTERAVVSQLHRSPGAFFDHDKGKTHSSGKFLYSARIIPLRGSWLDFEFDPKDFLFVRIDRRRKFPATIVLKALGYSAKEILRHFYETEMIYLGEAGGWRECRPEHLLQEKVSRDIIDPDTGEVLAKQGVKFTQRLLKTLRSHDIGRARIPFRRHVSEDLKDTRLIISGNINDPETDQVLAEDGQALTRELLELMREKGVHDIACIDPERIRIPVEDDEIQGRVIADDMVDPETGEVVLEANQVLFSEALEILREKGILTFEVLVLSGPGISPSIRETLLTDRVNTTDEAVLDIYRKMRPSSPPTQEVAENFFDKLFFNLDTYDLSKVGRLKLNYRLNLDVPLDHRTLRKEDILAVVTELIRLKSVESVVDDIDNLGNRRVRAVGELLENQYRIGLVRMERAIKERMSLQEVETLMPHDLINSKPASAVVKEFFGTSQLSQFMDQTNPLSEVTHKRRLSALGPGGLTRERAGFEVRDVHPTHYGRICPIETPEGPNIGLIVSLSTYARVNEFGFIETPYRHVEGRWATDKIKYLSALDEKDFPIAQANAPLDSEGFFIREEAAVRIEGEADKKPIEEVKYMDVSPDQLVSISASLIPFLEHDDANRALMGSNMQRQAVPLLKAKAPLVGTGVEAVVARDSGVSVIAKRDGVVEDVDASRIVIRSSATEEDEPEVEICKLIKFKKSNQNSCYTQKPIVKKGDMVRKGQVIADGPATEMGELALGRNVMVAFMSWGGYNFEDSILISERVVKEDIYTSIHIEEFEVVSRDTKLGKEEITRDIPNVGEDALRNLDESGIIKIGAEIQPGDILVGKITPKGETQLSPEEKLLRAIFGDKAGDVKDTSMKVPPGVNGIVIDAKVFSRGGVEKDERSLAIEAQEAQQLRKDLEDEVEGIIRSAKEHLIGILPGKKLKSDLRDKKDGETVLRAKQPITPAHIEKLPVEIWAGADLKAPMDDIEKIEAIVENCVAKIANVTEICEERIENFGLGDELAPGVIKMVKVFVAVKRKLSVGDKMAGRHGNKGVLSRILPIEDMPYFADGTPLDIVLNPLGVPSRMNVGQVLETHLGWASYELGRQVGQLVEKMKSSEELRGKLKRVFTRKEYAAFVENRADEELVKEVKLVSEGLPVATPVFDGADEDEIKAFLKEAGLPVSGQTTLYDGRTGEPFDQQITVGMMYIMKLHHLVDDKLHARSIGPYSLVTQQPLGGKAQFGGQRLGEMEVWAMEAYGAAYTLQEFLTVKSDDVAGRTRMYERIVKGNNTLESGLPESFKVLMKELQGLGLEIELFEDSQM
- the rpoC gene encoding DNA-directed RNA polymerase subunit beta', translating into MEELFNFFAKPKDPSSFNAVRISLASPEKILEWSHGEVKKPETINYRTFKPERDGLFCSKIFGPIKDFECNCGKYKRMKHRGIVCEKCGVEVIQSKVRRERMGHITLAAPVAHIWFLKALPSKVGNLLDMTLKDLERVLYFEAHVVIDAKDTPLAKGDVLTDEQLQQAREDYGDRFETGIGAEAIQVMLKSLNLEELSEELRKEMTTTKSEAKRKKLTKRLKIIDAFRESKNRPEWTILDVVPVLPPDLRPLVPLDGGRFATSDLNDLYRRVINRNNRLKRLLELNAPDIIVRNEKRMLQEAVDVLFDNGRRGKVVTGANKRPFKSLSDMLKGKQGRFRQNLLGKRVDYSGRSVIVVGPDLRLHQCGLPKKMALELFKPFIYNKLDEKGMVTTIKSAKKMVERETPEVWDALDEVVREYCILLNRAPTLHRLGMQAFEPILIEGKAIQLHPLVCTAFNADFDGDQMAVHIPLSLEAQIEARVLMMSTNNILSPANGDPIIVPSQDIVLGIYYMTRERPFSKGEGKIFSNPGEVRVAYDGGELDLHAAIKVRIDGKIYPTTTGRILLYEIIPEKTIPFALVNKVMTKKELRFLINESHRKAGIKSTVILGDRLKDIGYKYATLSGISISMKDMVIPSAKGAIIQEAEKEVKRIEEQYIDGLITDGEKYNKVVDIWAKSTESVASEMMKEMEIEIVEGPKNQKTEVGGFNPVYMMSDSGARGSKDQMRQLAGMRGLMAKPSGEIIETPITSNFREGLTVLQYFISTHGARKGLADTALKTANSGYLTRRLVDVSQEAIITAEDCGTMDGIWVEALVEGGEILQRVGERILGRSALEDIYDPVTGELLVEANGEIGEDEVQKIETAGIERVKIRSVLTCEARQGVCRSCYGRDLAHGHQVNLGEAVGVIAAQSIGEPGTQLTMRTFHIGGTASKRVEQSTVQARNDGRVKFIGLKTVETEGGNLVAMNRNGEIAILGKGQREVERYPIIYGAKLKVHDGQEVKPGEVLAEWDPFTIPIITEVSGTVKFGDVLEGRTMQEKRDMVTGKISRVIVESRDLDVRPRISIKDSSGKTASLAESKRAKARYYFPVGAIIMVNEGDHVGPGAVLGKIPRETTKTKDITGGLPRVAELFEVRKPKETAIISEIDGVVSFGKYTKGKRKMSITPDIGEPVNYFVPRGKHVSVLDGDYVRAGEALMDGSADPHDILKIRGLKELAKYLVNEVQEVYRLQGVKINDKHIEVIVRQMVRQVSVMDAGDSQFLLGDNVEKWRFEEENQKIIEKGGRPALARPLLLGITKASLNTESFISAASFQETTKVLSDASIAGKVDFLKGLKENVIMGRLIPAGTGLKGYRNVEIGVKN